Proteins encoded in a region of the Methylobacterium radiotolerans JCM 2831 genome:
- a CDS encoding DUF4142 domain-containing protein: MHRRGLLTTMLGATAALAVTRTALAQVTPAGAIPTGAYLQMATSGGLFLENTARDAHAKTTNPGVKKFARAEVVEQVNLARKISAYTGGAPMPGPAAAAGPGGLIGGLVAAPVAVAGTAVTAAGSVVGGVAGGVLGGPAPAQGMTTDAQKAQILAQLSAMPPGPQYDATFVNASLQGHQEALGIHGAYAQSGEDPGLRAIARGALPLINLHIARLSRMQAMMGGQAG, encoded by the coding sequence ATGCACCGACGCGGTCTGCTCACCACGATGCTGGGCGCCACCGCGGCCCTGGCGGTCACGCGCACCGCCCTCGCGCAGGTCACGCCGGCCGGCGCGATCCCGACCGGCGCCTATCTCCAGATGGCCACCAGCGGCGGCCTGTTCCTGGAGAACACCGCCCGCGACGCCCACGCGAAGACCACCAATCCCGGCGTCAAGAAGTTCGCCCGCGCCGAGGTGGTCGAGCAGGTGAACCTCGCCCGCAAGATCAGCGCCTACACGGGCGGCGCCCCGATGCCCGGCCCGGCCGCGGCGGCGGGCCCGGGCGGCCTGATCGGCGGCCTCGTCGCGGCGCCGGTGGCGGTGGCCGGCACCGCCGTGACCGCGGCGGGCAGTGTCGTGGGCGGCGTCGCGGGCGGCGTGCTCGGCGGCCCGGCCCCGGCCCAGGGCATGACCACCGACGCGCAGAAGGCGCAGATCCTGGCGCAGCTCAGCGCCATGCCGCCGGGGCCGCAATACGACGCCACCTTCGTGAACGCCTCGCTCCAGGGCCATCAGGAGGCGCTGGGCATCCACGGCGCCTACGCCCAGTCGGGGGAGGATCCCGGCCTGCGCGCGATCGCCCGCGGCGCCCTGCCGCTGATCAACCTCCACATCGCCCGGCTCAGCCGGATGCAGGCGATGATGGGCGGTCAGGCGGGCTGA
- a CDS encoding UDP-glucuronic acid decarboxylase family protein: MVGTRSGIRVLVAGGAGFIGSHLIDALLADGARVTCVDSLLTGRRANLAHLANEARFDFVEADVTEPLPALPRFDWVFNLACAASPPHYQADPVHTMMTSVLGTGRLLEVARDAGARFLQASTSEVYGDPERHPQQESYWGNVNPTGPRACYDEGKRSAETLTFDFERQHGLDIRVARIFNTYGPRMRADDGRVVSNVICQALAGDDITVYGNGEQTRSFCYVSDLVDGLLRLMAAETPLAGPVNLGNPRELTVGALVDLVVRMTETPSRIVRRPLPVDDPQRRRPDITRAETLLGWSPRVPLEEGLEATIAWFSREIAPRRARPAIEERAVVAG, encoded by the coding sequence ATGGTGGGAACCAGGAGCGGCATCCGAGTCCTCGTCGCCGGCGGCGCCGGGTTCATCGGCTCGCATCTGATCGACGCGCTCCTCGCCGACGGGGCGCGCGTCACCTGTGTCGACAGCCTGCTGACCGGGCGGCGGGCGAATCTCGCCCATCTCGCCAACGAGGCGCGGTTCGACTTCGTCGAGGCGGACGTGACGGAGCCGCTGCCGGCGCTGCCGCGGTTCGACTGGGTGTTCAACCTCGCCTGCGCGGCCTCGCCGCCGCACTACCAGGCCGACCCGGTCCACACGATGATGACCAGCGTGCTGGGCACCGGCCGGCTGCTGGAGGTCGCCCGGGACGCCGGGGCGCGCTTCCTCCAGGCCTCGACCAGCGAGGTCTACGGCGATCCGGAGCGGCACCCGCAGCAGGAATCCTACTGGGGCAACGTCAACCCGACCGGGCCGCGGGCCTGCTACGACGAGGGCAAGCGCTCCGCCGAGACCCTGACCTTCGATTTCGAGCGCCAGCACGGCCTCGACATCCGCGTCGCGCGGATCTTCAACACCTACGGCCCGCGGATGCGCGCCGACGACGGCCGGGTCGTCTCCAACGTGATCTGCCAAGCCCTCGCGGGCGACGACATCACGGTCTACGGCAACGGCGAGCAGACCCGCTCCTTCTGCTACGTCAGCGACTTGGTGGACGGGCTCCTCCGGCTGATGGCCGCGGAGACGCCCCTCGCCGGCCCGGTCAACCTCGGCAACCCCCGCGAGCTGACGGTCGGCGCGCTGGTCGACCTCGTGGTGCGGATGACCGAGACCCCGTCCCGGATCGTGCGCCGGCCGCTGCCGGTGGACGATCCCCAGCGCCGCCGGCCGGACATCACCCGCGCCGAGACCCTGCTCGGCTGGTCGCCCCGGGTGCCCCTGGAGGAGGGGCTGGAGGCGACGATCGCGTGGTTCTCCCGCGAGATCGCCCCGCGCCGGGCCCGTCCGGCCATCGAGGAGCGCGCCGTTGTCGCCGGCTGA
- a CDS encoding CgeB family protein — MRLVVLGLSLSSSWGNGHATTYRALLKAFAGRGHDVLFLERDVPWYAQHRDLPDPDFCDLALYGDLDGLDAHRAAIAAADAVIVGSYVPDGVAAGARVLDWARGTRAFYDIDTPVTLAALEAGTCAYLAAGQIRDYDLYLSFTGGPTLRRLERAYGAPAARALYCSVDPDAYPALDRPARYDLSYLGTYSPDRQPTLERLLIEPARRAPDLRFAVAGPQYPAGIDWPANVERIEHLPPDRHPDFYAASRYTLNVTRADMVRAGWSPSVRLFEAGACGTPVISDRWDGLDTLLVPEREILLPDGPEAVLAILRGRAEADRRSLGAAARAAILARHTAAARAEELERFLDEAGARSGSARSGAPDLAIIGH; from the coding sequence ATGCGCCTCGTCGTCCTGGGGCTCAGCCTGTCCTCCTCCTGGGGGAACGGCCACGCGACCACCTACCGGGCCCTGCTCAAGGCCTTCGCGGGCCGCGGCCACGACGTGCTGTTCCTGGAGCGCGACGTGCCCTGGTACGCCCAGCACCGCGACCTGCCCGATCCCGATTTCTGCGACCTCGCCCTCTACGGCGACCTCGACGGGCTCGACGCGCACCGCGCCGCCATCGCGGCGGCGGACGCCGTGATCGTCGGCTCCTACGTGCCCGACGGCGTCGCGGCGGGCGCCCGGGTGCTCGACTGGGCGCGGGGAACCCGCGCCTTCTACGACATCGACACGCCGGTGACGCTGGCCGCCCTGGAGGCCGGCACCTGCGCCTACCTCGCGGCCGGGCAGATCCGGGACTACGACCTCTACCTGTCCTTCACGGGCGGCCCGACCCTGCGGCGCCTGGAGCGGGCCTACGGCGCGCCCGCCGCCAGGGCTCTCTACTGCTCGGTCGACCCCGACGCCTACCCGGCCCTCGACCGCCCGGCGCGCTACGACCTCTCGTATCTCGGGACCTACAGCCCGGACCGGCAGCCGACGCTGGAGCGCCTGCTGATCGAGCCGGCCCGCCGCGCGCCCGATCTCCGCTTCGCGGTGGCGGGCCCCCAGTACCCGGCCGGCATCGACTGGCCCGCCAACGTGGAGCGGATCGAGCACCTGCCGCCCGACCGGCACCCGGATTTCTACGCGGCGAGCCGCTACACCCTGAACGTCACCCGCGCCGACATGGTCCGGGCCGGCTGGAGCCCGAGCGTGCGCCTGTTCGAGGCGGGCGCCTGCGGCACGCCGGTGATCTCCGACCGGTGGGACGGCCTCGACACCCTGCTCGTCCCGGAGCGCGAGATCCTGCTCCCCGACGGCCCGGAAGCCGTCCTGGCCATCCTGCGCGGGCGCGCCGAGGCGGATCGGCGGAGCCTCGGCGCCGCCGCCCGCGCGGCGATCCTCGCGCGGCACACCGCCGCCGCCCGCGCCGAGGAACTCGAACGCTTCCTCGACGAAGCGGGCGCGCGGTCCGGATCCGCGCGCTCCGGCGCGCCCGATCTCGCGATCATCGGTCACTAG
- a CDS encoding beta-xylosidase: MIDSVMLWNEPNNKSHWDPEIDPDWLLFAEMAKEAGHAVRAANPNLTRVLGGISPIDPVFIRNMEGRGVLDAVDAVAVHGFPLDWNLWSVHDWPAKLEEIRAVTDLPIWVSEVGVSTFGAEEVQDWGLRRTLELLSGRAPRIHWYSLYDLPREWEATTRHKEAEGSSYYRHFHMGLLRQDGTPKIALESFARHTPEIGLCQWFHFEDHRLDEAVAWMKRLGVRYLRTGLSWADSFRPGALDWFDRQMTALQDFDVTVTFCFTPEHRGISPHHTSAPLVRAEFAEFCAAMVRRYAPGPLPGTTW, translated from the coding sequence ATGATCGACTCGGTGATGCTCTGGAACGAGCCCAACAACAAGTCGCACTGGGATCCCGAGATCGACCCCGACTGGCTGCTCTTCGCCGAGATGGCCAAGGAGGCGGGGCACGCGGTCCGGGCGGCGAACCCGAACCTGACGCGCGTCCTCGGCGGCATCTCGCCGATCGACCCGGTCTTCATCCGCAACATGGAGGGGCGCGGCGTCCTCGACGCCGTCGACGCCGTGGCGGTGCACGGCTTCCCCCTCGACTGGAACCTGTGGTCGGTCCACGACTGGCCGGCCAAGCTGGAGGAGATCCGCGCGGTCACCGACCTGCCGATCTGGGTCTCGGAGGTCGGCGTCTCGACCTTCGGCGCCGAGGAGGTGCAGGATTGGGGCCTGCGCCGGACCCTCGAGCTGCTCTCCGGCCGGGCGCCGCGGATCCACTGGTACAGCCTCTACGACCTGCCGCGGGAATGGGAGGCCACCACCCGCCACAAGGAGGCCGAGGGCTCGTCCTATTACCGGCACTTCCACATGGGCCTGCTCCGGCAGGACGGCACCCCGAAGATCGCCCTGGAGAGCTTCGCCCGCCACACGCCGGAGATCGGCCTGTGCCAGTGGTTCCACTTCGAGGACCACCGGCTCGACGAGGCCGTCGCGTGGATGAAGCGGCTCGGCGTGCGCTACCTGCGCACCGGCCTGTCCTGGGCCGACAGCTTCCGGCCCGGGGCGCTGGACTGGTTCGACCGGCAGATGACGGCGCTGCAGGATTTCGACGTCACCGTCACCTTCTGCTTCACCCCGGAGCATCGGGGGATCTCGCCCCATCACACCAGCGCGCCGCTGGTCCGCGCCGAGTTCGCGGAGTTCTGCGCCGCCATGGTCCGCCGCTACGCCCCCGGGCCCCTGCCGGGCACGACCTGGTAG
- a CDS encoding TIGR04290 family methyltransferase, whose protein sequence is MTAAELRRQADALGPWFHNIDLGDGVWTAPDHFLGDYPGVKWRRFADALPADLTGKSVLDIGCNGGFYAIAMKRRGAARVLGLDSDDRYLAQARFAAARLGHDIEFRNLSVYDVGALGERFDVVLFMGVLYHLRHPLLALDLIREHVAGDLLVFQSMLRGSRAVEPVAEDYEFWDMDQFERPGYPRMHFVERAYAHDWTNWWIPNRAGIEAMLRASGFAIEAQPEAEVYLCRTAPVPYGVGAEYPARAEAHGRGGTR, encoded by the coding sequence ATGACGGCTGCAGAGCTGCGCCGGCAGGCCGACGCCCTCGGCCCCTGGTTCCACAACATCGACCTCGGCGACGGGGTCTGGACCGCCCCGGACCATTTCCTCGGCGACTATCCGGGCGTGAAGTGGCGGCGCTTCGCCGACGCGCTGCCCGCCGACCTGACCGGCAAGAGCGTCCTCGATATCGGCTGCAACGGCGGCTTCTACGCCATCGCGATGAAGCGGCGCGGCGCGGCCCGCGTGCTCGGCCTCGACTCCGATGACCGCTACCTCGCCCAGGCCCGCTTCGCCGCGGCCCGGCTCGGCCACGACATCGAGTTCCGCAACCTCTCGGTCTACGATGTCGGCGCGCTCGGCGAGCGGTTCGACGTCGTGCTGTTCATGGGCGTGCTCTACCACCTGCGCCACCCGCTGCTGGCCCTCGACCTGATCCGCGAGCACGTGGCCGGCGACCTCCTGGTGTTCCAGTCGATGCTGCGCGGCAGCCGGGCGGTCGAGCCGGTCGCCGAGGATTACGAGTTCTGGGACATGGACCAGTTCGAGCGGCCCGGTTACCCGCGGATGCACTTCGTCGAGCGCGCCTACGCGCATGACTGGACGAACTGGTGGATCCCCAACCGCGCCGGCATCGAGGCGATGCTGCGGGCGAGCGGCTTCGCCATCGAGGCCCAGCCCGAGGCGGAGGTCTACCTCTGCCGCACCGCGCCGGTCCCCTACGGGGTGGGGGCCGAATATCCCGCGCGGGCGGAGGCTCACGGACGCGGGGGAACGCGATGA
- a CDS encoding inositol-3-phosphate synthase: MAAAPIRVGLVGIGNCASSFVQGLHHYRDAAPGEPVPGLMSPDLGGYRVRDIAVVAAFDVAAGKVGRDLAAAILAAPNNTQVFAAVPETGVTVRRGPTHDGIGRYLEGVVAESPEPVADVVAELRRTGTQVLVSYLPVGSQAATEFYADCALQAGCAFVNCIPVFIASNPEWAERFAARGLPIVGDDIKSQVGATIVHRVLANLLRERGVRLDRTYQLNFGGNADFLNMLERERLESKKLSKTRAVTSQLDGALAPGDIHVGPSDHVPWLTDRKWAHIRLEGTAFGGVPLNIELKLEVWDSPNSAGIVIDAVRCARLALDRGLGGALEGPSSYFMKSPPRQFTDAEARERTLRFAAGEGA; the protein is encoded by the coding sequence ATGGCCGCCGCCCCCATCCGCGTCGGCCTCGTCGGGATCGGCAACTGCGCCTCGTCCTTCGTGCAGGGACTGCACCATTACCGCGACGCGGCGCCCGGCGAGCCCGTGCCCGGCCTGATGTCGCCGGATCTCGGCGGCTACCGGGTGCGCGACATCGCGGTCGTCGCCGCCTTCGACGTCGCCGCCGGCAAGGTCGGGCGCGACCTCGCCGCGGCGATCCTGGCCGCGCCCAACAACACGCAGGTCTTCGCCGCTGTGCCGGAGACCGGCGTCACCGTGCGGCGCGGGCCGACCCATGACGGGATCGGCCGCTACCTCGAGGGCGTGGTCGCGGAATCGCCCGAGCCGGTGGCCGACGTGGTCGCGGAGCTGCGGCGCACCGGCACGCAGGTGCTGGTCTCCTACCTGCCGGTGGGCTCGCAGGCGGCCACGGAGTTCTACGCGGACTGCGCCCTGCAGGCCGGCTGCGCCTTCGTGAACTGCATCCCGGTCTTCATCGCGTCGAACCCGGAATGGGCGGAGCGCTTCGCCGCCCGGGGGCTGCCGATCGTCGGGGACGACATCAAGAGCCAAGTCGGCGCCACCATCGTGCACCGGGTGCTGGCCAATCTCCTGCGCGAGCGCGGCGTCCGGCTGGACCGGACCTACCAGCTCAACTTCGGCGGCAACGCCGACTTCCTGAACATGCTGGAGCGCGAGCGGCTGGAATCGAAGAAGCTCTCGAAGACCCGGGCGGTGACGAGCCAGCTCGACGGAGCCCTGGCGCCGGGCGACATCCATGTCGGCCCGAGCGACCACGTGCCGTGGCTGACCGACCGGAAATGGGCGCATATCCGCCTGGAGGGCACGGCCTTCGGCGGCGTGCCCCTCAACATCGAGCTGAAGCTCGAAGTGTGGGATTCGCCGAACTCCGCCGGGATCGTGATCGACGCGGTGCGCTGCGCCCGCCTCGCCCTCGACCGGGGTCTCGGCGGGGCGCTCGAGGGTCCGTCGAGCTACTTCATGAAGTCCCCGCCCCGGCAGTTCACCGACGCCGAGGCGCGCGAGCGGACCCTGCGCTTCGCGGCGGGCGAGGGCGCGTGA
- a CDS encoding histidine phosphatase family protein: protein MRQVFLVRHGSHDRLGRILCGRMPGVSLSETGRAETQVLARSLARRLAGGGAGTLLASPRDRTAETAAPIGAALGLTVETEPDLDEIETGAWTGRGFDELAADPLWVAWNAERATARPPGGESMAEAQARVGRVLARFAADGAPVILVSHGDVIRSALLGILGLGLEAYDRIVVDPASCSELALWPGGGRVVSINERTAP from the coding sequence ATGAGGCAGGTCTTCCTCGTCCGCCACGGCAGCCACGACCGGCTCGGGCGGATCCTGTGCGGGCGCATGCCGGGCGTCTCCCTGAGCGAGACCGGCCGCGCCGAGACCCAGGTCCTCGCCCGCTCCCTCGCCCGCCGCCTCGCCGGGGGCGGCGCCGGCACCCTGCTGGCGAGCCCGCGCGACCGCACCGCCGAGACCGCCGCGCCGATCGGGGCGGCCCTCGGGCTCACGGTCGAGACCGAGCCCGACCTCGACGAGATCGAGACCGGCGCCTGGACGGGCCGCGGCTTCGACGAGCTCGCGGCCGATCCCCTCTGGGTCGCCTGGAACGCGGAGCGCGCGACGGCGCGCCCACCGGGCGGCGAGAGCATGGCGGAGGCGCAAGCGCGCGTCGGCCGGGTCCTCGCCCGCTTCGCCGCGGACGGCGCGCCCGTCATCCTGGTGAGCCACGGCGACGTCATCCGGTCCGCGCTCCTCGGGATCCTCGGTCTCGGCCTCGAGGCCTACGACCGGATCGTCGTCGATCCGGCCTCCTGCAGCGAACTCGCCCTCTGGCCCGGCGGCGGGCGGGTGGTGTCGATCAACGAACGGACCGCCCCATGA
- a CDS encoding LacI family DNA-binding transcriptional regulator — MGQTTIKDVARRAGVSFQTVSLVLNHPQKVARTTRETIETAMRDLDFVPSLAARSLRKKPSRSIACVFAPAPEPAADGSRPGEETDHGRVLQTFGTVTDQQGYTLVHRCRRGDDPDGPGRIASLVSEARVDGLVVFAEGRDDPLIGLLQAKRCPFVVFGLDVPGTHYAARAERDAIHGAVRHLIAAGSRSICLLTGDARRPAADTERFRGYRDALAEAGLPLRDALVVPCDGTVAGGYRAARALLETGPGARPDAVVAASDGVALGALRALHEGGVRVPAEIRVVGFDNLAQGAYAVPSLTSVDVPVLDMVRFAFATLVELIEGTRAPDDLAQKLFPTRLVVRESSAAAPS, encoded by the coding sequence ATGGGCCAGACGACGATCAAGGACGTCGCCCGACGGGCCGGCGTGAGCTTCCAGACGGTCTCGCTGGTCCTGAACCACCCGCAGAAGGTCGCCCGGACCACGCGCGAGACCATCGAGACGGCCATGCGCGACCTGGACTTCGTGCCCAGCCTCGCCGCCCGGTCCCTGCGCAAGAAGCCGAGCCGCAGCATCGCCTGCGTGTTCGCCCCCGCGCCGGAGCCCGCCGCCGACGGGTCCCGCCCGGGGGAGGAGACCGACCACGGCCGCGTCCTCCAGACCTTCGGCACCGTCACCGACCAGCAGGGCTACACCCTGGTCCACCGCTGCCGCCGCGGCGACGACCCGGACGGCCCGGGCCGGATCGCCAGCCTCGTCAGCGAGGCCCGGGTCGACGGCCTCGTGGTCTTCGCCGAGGGCCGGGACGACCCGCTGATCGGCCTGCTCCAGGCCAAGCGGTGCCCGTTCGTGGTGTTCGGCCTGGACGTGCCCGGCACGCACTATGCGGCGCGGGCCGAGCGCGACGCGATCCACGGGGCCGTTCGCCACCTGATCGCGGCGGGGAGCCGGTCGATCTGCCTGCTCACGGGCGACGCGCGCCGGCCGGCCGCCGACACCGAGCGGTTCCGCGGCTACAGGGACGCCCTCGCGGAGGCCGGCCTGCCCCTGCGCGACGCCCTCGTGGTCCCCTGCGACGGGACCGTCGCGGGCGGCTACCGGGCCGCGCGGGCGCTGCTGGAGACCGGGCCCGGCGCCCGCCCGGACGCCGTCGTGGCCGCCAGCGACGGGGTGGCGCTCGGCGCGCTGCGGGCGCTGCACGAGGGCGGCGTGCGGGTCCCCGCGGAGATCCGCGTCGTCGGCTTCGACAACCTCGCCCAGGGGGCCTACGCGGTCCCGAGCCTGACCTCGGTCGATGTGCCGGTGCTCGACATGGTCCGGTTCGCCTTCGCGACGCTGGTCGAGCTGATCGAGGGGACGCGGGCGCCGGACGACCTCGCCCAGAAGCTGTTTCCCACGCGCCTCGTCGTGCGCGAGTCGAGCGCGGCGGCGCCGTCCTAG
- a CDS encoding DUF6894 family protein has translation MSERFYFDLESGEETIRDDDGVEVGSLDEAMAEARSVIAEMADEVCTADPDRSWSLVVRDAAGYARHRLPIRR, from the coding sequence GTGTCCGAGCGCTTCTACTTCGACCTCGAGAGCGGCGAGGAGACGATCCGGGACGACGACGGCGTGGAGGTCGGCAGCCTGGACGAGGCCATGGCCGAGGCGCGCAGCGTCATCGCCGAGATGGCCGACGAGGTCTGCACGGCCGATCCCGACCGGTCCTGGAGCTTGGTCGTGCGCGACGCCGCCGGGTACGCCCGCCACCGGCTGCCGATCCGGCGGTAG